Proteins encoded by one window of Agelaius phoeniceus isolate bAgePho1 chromosome 5, bAgePho1.hap1, whole genome shotgun sequence:
- the LOC143694055 gene encoding uncharacterized protein LOC143694055 isoform X1, with protein METNSHLSSLLAALGQLPSEQPWQRFLQSPVTCTRMLTGGLSVGKPWQAHPEKDRGTALSTRTHHNSTERVFKGIRVHITKVHALFQQRVDLTGTCPPQLGSLVQQL; from the exons ATGGAAACAAACAGCcacctctcctccctcctggctgccctgggccagctgcccTCAGAGCAGCCATGGCAGAGGTTCCTCCAGAGCCCAGTGACGTGCACTCGGATGCTGACAGGAGGGCTCTCAGTAGGGAAACCCTGGCAAGCTCATCCAGAGAAAGACAGAG GTACAGCTCTTTCCACCAGGACACATCACAACTCAACAGAAAGAGTCTTCAAAGGGATAAG agtgCATATCACAAAAGTTCATGCACTTTTCCAGCAGCGTGTTGACTTAACCGGGACCTGTCCGCCCCAGCTTGGGAGCCTGGTGCAACAG TTGTGA
- the LOC143694055 gene encoding uncharacterized protein LOC143694055 isoform X2 has translation METNSHLSSLLAALGQLPSEQPWQRFLQSPVTCTRMLTGGLSVGKPWQAHPEKDRGTALSTRTHHNSTERVFKGIRTREIQTLAKKHKDSARA, from the exons ATGGAAACAAACAGCcacctctcctccctcctggctgccctgggccagctgcccTCAGAGCAGCCATGGCAGAGGTTCCTCCAGAGCCCAGTGACGTGCACTCGGATGCTGACAGGAGGGCTCTCAGTAGGGAAACCCTGGCAAGCTCATCCAGAGAAAGACAGAG GTACAGCTCTTTCCACCAGGACACATCACAACTCAACAGAAAGAGTCTTCAAAGGGATAAG AACAAGAGAGATTCAAACCTTGGCAAAGAAGCACAAGGATAGTGCAAGAGCTTAG